The genome window ATAACACGCTAGCTTTTGTTCAACAGACTTGAAAACTTTATGACAAGTTTGCTTTGGCgcttttattttacgtttgtatttataatttattcctagttgaaacaagtaaaataacaaatgtatactctaataaagcaataaatacGTACATCAAAAAAGATCGACcccttttaaattaaattcgcaAGAATCTTGTGttagtgaaaataaattataacatcctGTATTGTTATACAGTAGCGGCTCACAGCGACATCCCCCTGTACATTGGGATCGCGGTGGCTGTTGTCGTGTTCCTGTCCGGAGCCGCTGTTGTTTACAAGCTGCTACAGAGGAAGACCAGGGATCACTCACTTTATACCATGACCAGAacaggtaaaaaaaattgaaaaatcatcagatatgtaataaaaataagcacACCATCAATCTACATCAAAGGTGCTCTCTTCGTGACCACTTAATGACTAACTGGCAAATAAGACttgacaaaaatattcaaagtaaGCCGAACGATAAACGAACCGTAaacaagaattaaattatactaacCAATGTTCTTAGATGAAATTATTTGgaatatgttacttttgaaatataaaaaagagcctacatgtatgtaatgttaaattgtgaaTTTTGGTTGATTTCCACAGAATTGAATTAATCTCGCATAATTTGGGTGGCCGGATAATTTAATTCGAATAGTATCGCTCACATAATCCAATTTGCTTCGGTACCAATCAATTGGTGCACATAATTTGGATGATAACGAAGTGGAAGCCTATCGCAATAATTCGTTGGAAGCTgtttataatgatttatttgcttagataaataatacaagaaTACATCactaaatttgaataataatggAAATGATAATAAAGCTAAGAATGCTCTGATTTCATGTTGGcgctaaaatatacatacgcAATTTTCTATTAAGACAGTACTATATTGTTACTCGattgaaaattattctttccattgctgtttatttttacaactgCGCTTTTTGTGTAGATTTTCAACCGGAGATGTATCCAACTGTTGAGAAACAGTCGCTATCTCTTGCGCCGGACTTGATGCAGCACCGGCCGCCGCGCTACGAGCACCCGCCGCCAGATACCAGGGCAGAGCATCACTATGACGTACCACATCTCACGAACAGGTTAATTTTACATTGAGTCTCCACTGTAGTAATACATGTATTACGACAATATTGCCGTAACTCTCATTctcttttaaaagaaaaaacagagacaacaaatatattcatatacaCGTTTCAAGTCATTCTAAATTCACGAATAAAAGTTGATTTTACCATAGGTCCATGCCTAAATGTTTATGGCGCTAGTGTCGCATTTCATATGGCAATACCATAAAAGCATTCtgtgtttgaatttttatttatcaagacCAGTTATGTACCAATTTgtattttctgaaataaaaaaagatacttttaaaaaaacaatgaaagaaTCCACTTCTCTGCTGTGAGGGTTACGTTGAGAGACAGCAAAATAAATAAGCCAAATATTGACGCCAAATTGATACCGTAATAAAGTGAAATTGACCGAGTTCCCTTTTATTGTATATCTGTCCCAATTTGTTCTCAATAAGACCTGAGTCGAACCCAAGTGGATCGATAGAGATTTAGTTCAAGGGCACAGCAAATCTGTTCTTATCTACCGGTCATAACTTCTAAACAAGTTAGTTAAATTTAGCTATATTCGTGTTATTTCTATTCCTATGAAAAATACTGTAATaagttgttataataaatgcaggttattttactaaataattttcgtTGACGAAGTAAATCCACATAGAGCttttggttttaatatttacaccgCAATAACCGACGTGCCATGTCACTGTTGAAACTGTGAACGACCGCTGCGGTTTACAGTAGCTATATCAATGTGTATACATTTATGAATTAGCTGTTACCCTGTACTtcatccgcgtggaattaaaagaaacttaatgaGTACACTATGTGTGCTTCCaggttatgttctacatctattccaaatttcagcgagatctgtATAGACGTTCAGGAGCTACcaagcatccatccatccattcacccctacattcaaacattcacatttataatattagtaagataatgttgtgataatatttatgaatataacGGTGGTACCcgttacaatttatttttaataggtaaCTAAGTTTATTCGAAgaatgtacaataaaaataaaaacgtattttttccTAAAACTAAGGAAGTGTCATATACGAGTAGGTCGCATGCATTGGCGTTGCAATTTCAACCGATGTTGTTCTTCAAAGCACATATAGAATATTAGAAGATATTACATATGGCACATCCATAAGCAGTGTACTCTCCTGTCCGACGTGCGAACTTAATCAGCGGGTTCTATCTGTGAATTTTGTGCACAGCTACGCGTCCCCGGTGGATCAGCAGGTGACACCTTGTGCTTCCAGCAAGGGCCAGAGCGACGAGTACGACAGCAAGCCCTACAGCGAGTCAGAACATTCCGTCTCCAGTTGCTTCACTAGCTGTGAGTTAACGTTGCAActttattttgataacataGTTGAAAAACTGGCTAGCTGTTAGAATGGAATAGTTTTTTTGCTCAACAGATGTTACTCCGCGGTAATCACTAGAGTTTGAAATGCAGCGCTATGAGTTTCAAATTGGCTTTGCAactaatcaaaacttttgttcCAGCCGGGTCCATGTACGACGCGGCGAACGAGTCCGTGACGCTGCAACTAGCGGAACTCGTCTCGAACTCGGCCACCTCGCAGTCGCTGTGTGTGACGGGAGCGGGCGCGCGGCTCGCGCTGCCGGCCGCCGCGGTCGCGCTCTCCGTACCTGAGGGCGCTCTTGGTAGGAGCCGCCGGGAGCAAATGTACGTCGCCGTCGTCAAAGATGACAGATACAGATTTAGAGTAGGCAAAGGTAAGtttattgactttttttagtagtaattttatcaatttcgAAATGCGCCTCAACCCAAAACTTTTCCACTATGTTTTTATACGTGACTGTGTGAAtataatcaaaacatattactgTAACCTTAATTTTCACAAatacggattttttttttacaagtaattCTGCCCGAAAGCGaaagttttttatgtaaattgcgGATAAGGAAACGCATAGATCCATTTCGATCAAATACGCAACGACGAGTGTACGAGctcagtttaaataaaataccggCATAACCGAGGGCATCATTATACGACAAAATTGGAGAGGTGTAATTTATGCAGAGTGACCGACGGGCCTCGAGCGAAATGAAGGCACTCCTCGCGCAATCCACAGTTCGTTTTCTTAATAAGATTTCTTTACCCGCAGGCATCACGCAACTGAGCCCCGTGGTGAAGTGCGGCCCGCCGCGCCTACAGCTCAACAAGTCCGTCGTCTTGCAGATCCCGCACTGCGCCGGCCTCAAGCACGGCTTCTGGAATCTATCCCTTTACGCCATAGACCATAATAATTCCAAATCGGACAACGCTTTGCCCCAATGGAAAAAAGTCGTCGGCCTCGGCCAGGAGACTATCAACACTCCAGTATTTACTCAATTAGATAATGACAAGATATTCCTAGTTACCGATATATTATCTACTTTTGTTTTGGTCGGAGAGAGCTTTAACGGTAAGGCGGTGAAAGCGCTGCAGCTAGCGATCTACGCTCCTGCTGTGCCCAACGAAACGTCCTGCGAGTACAGCATCAGACTTTATGTATTCGAGGACACGCCTTGCGCGCCCTACTACTGCCAGGAGCAGGAGAAGAAGTTGGGGGGTGTGCTCATTGACCGACCGAAGACGCTGCTGTTCCAGGATGGCGGCTCCAACCTATGCCTGAACATGGAGCACGTGAGCCCCGGCTGGAAAACCAAGCCGGGCTTCGGCTATCAAGAAATACCATTCAATCACGTATGGAGTTCCAACTACAACGCTCTGCactgtagttttattttggaGAGGACTCACGACTGCGACAGCATTGATTTTAGTATTTCAGCATGTCAAAGGACCAACCCGACCTACAAACAAATGTTCCGAATATCACTGGAAGACATCCGCAGCCGGTCGCCGCGCGGCAGGTCGCCCCGCGCGGAATCGCAACGCAGCTTCAATATCACCGAGAACTTAATAGAGGCGCGGATGTGTCGGAGCGAGGAGGGTAGTGAGGGCAGCGCCAAAAGGAGTGTCACCGTCAGTGAGACAGGCGTCAACGAGTGCGCAGGAGAAGGACCTTTTAAGTTGAGCGCTCGCATTAAACGGCAGTTGTGCGCTATATTGGACCCGCCGAACGCGCGCGGCAACGACTGGCGCGCACTGGCGGCGCGGCTCGGCGTGGACAGGTACACGACGTGGTTCGCCACAAAGAGTTCCCCCACCGAGGCCATCCTCGAGCTGTGGGAGTGCCGCGAGCGTGGGCCGGGCGCCACAGGAGCGCTGGCCGCCGCTCTGCGCCAGATGGACCGCCACGACGCTGCGGATCTGCTGCACTCCCGCCCCTCGTGGTTATGAATCGCCAGCGCTGTCGTGCGAGCGCCACCCGCAACCATTTATAAAGACTATAAAGGGAGTCTATCGAATAgacatgtttaaataaaaagttaaagaacGTTTTGTTGATAAAGTTAAGCGtagtttaaatgttttgttagaGAAAAGAATAGTTTCGTAGGCCAGCGGCCTAACTTTGTAAAATCGTGGtagattattttgtatagataTTACTCGAGCTGTAGATAAGCgacgaaatatataaattatattatagtaGCAATAATAGTGCCTAATGTCTTTTAAAGAGATGCCAACATATGAATCGTTGGTGTACAGatggttattttgttaatttttataagtgtTTGAGTGTTCTTTGTAATCAAAATGTATTGCTAAGTTCATGTTTACTTCGCTTGtgcatttcttttgtttacgCAACTCAAGAATTAGATGTTCGTGCCAAATTCGCGATGCCACCAAATAGTTTGGcaataatgtttcaaattcTATGCAACTGTTCAGAGCTTAATGTAATTAGGATTACTTTAATACTTTCTCATTTCACACTCTCAATCGAAAGACTTGACTCGAATGCATTTACTGtcctatttataactttaatgtaATTCTCAACTTAAACTTACACTGCCGCTGAGATAAGTATTGAGTGAAGTCTCGACCTCAACAGAGTTCCAAGAGGAAATCctagattatgttctaaatttcCCATCTATGTGTAAGGTAAATAgattgtaaataattgtatcGCAGTTTGCAAATAGTAGACAgtgtatatgtatgtactaaCCGAGGTTTATGTAAATGGGACTCATCACCGCTGTAGactatacttatatatatttttgttaacgtgatgaactttaaaaataaatggatCTGtgatacttaaaataatattgaataaattatgtttaactgtgtgaaatttgttttattccattATAATATTCAGACATGCACATCATTGACATAATAAACTTGAGTAACTTAGTCTcaaagacataaaaaaaaatctccttACATTAtgtaccgttggtttctgagaccaaaaactctgtataaaacatatcgacacccatgtcattatctttgacttTTTCTAACggtttacatttttcttacggttattttggtctcagaaacccacggatGATCATTAGTAAGAGATCACCTAGTTACTAGTAACAAAGGATCACGTTCATATTCAAGGGTAACTGCGCTTCTTTCACTACGTGTCAAACCAATACCATATCAAATCAGACACGTTTCGGAGTCCatgttaaaacaaacaaattatacgtaactcttgaatttaaaacattgaaattcCTCTCGCGTACTTTACATGACGAGACCAAAGTTGAAACTAGCAATTTGACAAGCGACAAAATCGTTAAGCGAGTTCACAATGATACGGGCAAGTTGCATGTAAATGGTCGGGCCGATAGCCATTGAGCGTAGCGGACTCACTAAGCAGGTGCGGGCACACTGACGGCGGTTTGATTCTTCACACGTCACTGAGCTGTAACTAATTCGCTCGGGGTGGAGCGCGAGTGACAGCGGGAGACATAAGCGGTAAGCGGGAGTTATATGAATGCTTTTCTACTAAGgtaatgtttaatatgttattagcCTAAGCTGGATATTTTTCCGAAATGACTAGTAGTTTCAAACCGATAACCATAATTTAAAGTTGACACTATTTAACATTtaggaaataatttaactaaattaaatcgtaaacccttacaaaaaaatatatcgagTGATAGTACAAGggaaaattattacttttatttagtacttcgactttaacaaaaattataataaaaattcattaagGTAATATGTTAACCATCCGTTTGGTTAACATATTAccttaatgatttttttttattaaacaataaactttTAGAAACCTAACAGCCTAGCatgttcaaatttataaattgctaACAGTGAAGCTCCACTATTCTAGCATTAAAAGCTTACATTTCCATATATTATACCGCCGTAACAAAAGCGGgtgctgttaaaaaaaataaagctgcAGGCCATAACTTTTTACACCCTTTTTTACCTGCCAGAAAAAACTAGAAATATACTCTGTTACAAATGATTATTGttcgattaatatttttttcactcaTCAACTAGAGTTTTTAAACATCCACTATAACTGTGACTAAATGTGTTAATTGTATTTACGTCATagtatagttaattaaatcgTTAGACTTATCCAAGCTTCTTAAAAAATACTCGATCCTTTGGAGTTAGTACTTTGGTACTCGCTAACCACTACCCATAATGTTTGTTGCAAGAAAACtgacagtaaaatattatatatttatagttcaCCAATCTTAGTGAGCTCACAACGTAACTAAGATCGTGAAAGTTTTAGTCATTAACactcaaattaatattaaagtcatCTGAATACGACTCTGTCTCTACAGGTAAAGCTCTAAGCTTTAACTTCTTTTAAAAGTAGTatactatatactatataGTACACAGTagtatattgaaaaatgtatataagtaTTTGTATCTTTCACCTCGCTACCGCAACCTTTACTTCATCAACCCTCCTTAGCGTGCTTCTATGAGGCTTCTCATGCTCATAAGGGTTGAAACATTCAATAATAAAAGGCTAAAATAGTGATGTGCttcatgaaaacaaaaatactttaaatgacaactttctttaatttggaatttaaaaaaacttttgtatttattagtaaagttTGCAAATATCTCTATCATGTAagcaataaaatcaattaaggtctgtttaaaaaaagaaggCTCTTGATGGAGAAATAATTCTGAAAAAATTACTCGTTCCACATAGTtgcttaaagttttaaagacTGCAGATGAGGCTTAGaagaataagaaaaaagattgcaaataagaaaaaaaatacaaaagaaatttgcTTTTGATActcttaaattaacaaaaaacataatttcatatgtttttatacgtatattttccattgtaaataaaaacccTATAGTTATATCAGGATTGAGTGAAATCcgattttatatgtaaaagaaatcaAGTTTCAGATTACTGCAAGGCTCGTCCCTACCAAAAGGGCAGAAGCTACCTCGTTATCGATGACGACAGAGGGCGCGGAAGGGCGTCAATTCATCAAGCGACGTTGTAAGGTCACCGGCGAAGCGACCCAACTATTTCCTTTCACTGGTAAGGGCTCTTTTTGTTGGACGGCAAATTAATTTGGTGTCGCATGTCTTAAGGTAACAGCTCACGTCCAAATTACGCATCAGTACCCGACACTTCCCGACGagaataaagaattttatgtaataaaaatgaaagtaacgctttattattttagtaagaaaattcaataaacacttaatttaatatcgcCTCTTTTGTCTTTTCTGGACGAGTCTATAATTTAGGCGATGTCAATTTTGCtgtaaaatacattatcaTTTCAACAGTCTTGTTCATTAGATGTATCAGCTTTTTAGTTGTCTTTGATATCgctaatattatcaaaaattgCTTTGCTTTCAAATTACATTCAGAactattaatgtttattaaaatatccaTCAACTAAATAGTGCGGTGTACTATATCCGGTGTCCGGAAGTTGCCCAAACATGATTTAATGTATGTGAAATGATTTAGTTACTATGTTTTTGGGCTGTAACAAtactcaaaattataatttaatattcacatAGACATCGAATTATCTTTCTTTATCCAaacttgtaacaattttttttttatttcataaaaaattcgGCACcctacaaatattgttgttgcgggatctaccactgttaactTTTATCACAATGCTGTCAAAACCATGAAATATATCGCTGCATGTCGATTAAAGATGATTTTCATAATAGATCCGTATCTATCGTAAACGTGGACGAGGAATAAGTCTTTACAAAGcagtgaaattaaatatcaagAGATAATGTAAATTCTTAAACTTTTGCCAAATATGGGATATAGCCGACAGCCTCGTAAAGAACAAATTGAGCGAGGCGATGGTTAAAACAAACGCGGACCAATACCTCAGTAAGGTCCAAGTTAAGGTCAAACGGGAAACGGGAACGATATTATCGATTGTCCCTTTTGGCCGGTGGCCGATCGTGACTTACCTTACATGATGAGAATAGTGTACAAATTATAAGCGAAAGCGGAATACATCCCAATATCtggcgattttttttttcgaattttcTTTGTGGATATgtcaagttttataattttgctcCACTAActggaaaataaaacatatttttaaatagtatagATGTTTGTATGCTTATGTCTTCGTTCAATTGTCATCTCATGAAGGCTTAACAGCTCCCAATTGATGTATCGTTCGATTCGCAATTTTCCCCCATTATAGacatataaatttgattttttcacattaagaaaagaaattaaaaaaaaaatcacattaagaatatcatcatcatcagctcactatacgtccccactgagaggctcggagcctacccccccccccaagttaggggtgactaggccatagtcaaccacgctggccaagtgcgggttggttgacttcacacatatcattgaatctcttctcagatatgtgcaggttgcatcacgacgttttccttcaccgtaagaacgtcggactttattaagaatataacattaaaaaaatataagagtaAATTGACGTAAAAAAATGCCTTCACTATCTCTTATAGCTTAAGCCGTTAACAAAAATAGCTCGGACAAAGGCGTGGGCGACGGCGAAGAGAGAATGATGCGAACGGCTTCACGATTGTTAATTTAAGAATGGTCGATGTGCACTGAGCTTAATGAGGGTAGGACCATCTTGATTGGACCAATTTTTATGGCTGCTCAAACTAAAGTCATTACTCTTGTTAGTGATAAATCGCATTCGAAACTCGCTGGTACAGGAAAATGAAAGTTGCTTCTACTTTTTTTAACgatgtattttatgttaagtGCAATTCTGATAAGCTTATTTTTGTCACAGATTTTATACAGTATTTAAATCAACACTTCAGTTTTAAACATCAACATTAAGTAGCTGTAATCTCTCTACCTCAGTGGTTAGttgataaaaatttgaattgcTAGCCTATATTTTGAAgttgtgtaataaaaatatgaataaatcctgaccaatattaaaaatattagagaaCATCAAATATAAGTTCTATCGAGAATGTTGTATAACAGACTTAGTGGACATTTGAATCGGAGTTCAAACAACACATGTTTACGATCACTCACCTAatctaaaacacatttttgtcTCTACGATCTTGTATAGATAAGTCGAAGACTTTAACCGCACGCCGTAATCAGACGCGCCGCAATTAATCAAGAAACAAAGATGTTATCTGATAAAATGACCACCAGCGGAGAGCATGGCTTGTACATGGGTTATATTAATGGACAAGTCTATTGTTTTTGTCACTCCCCGATACGGAATAATCAATAACGAAAATTCTTTGCTCTTtacaaaacaaagtaaaaattctttgaagttatattttgACAATACCAAATCTACATATATGTACGTATATTagaactagctgttgcccgcgactctgttcgaGCGgtggtaaaaataaactttattagttagtctatgtgttcttccagactatgctctacatctgtgccaaatttcatcaagatccgttgagccgttctggagataccttcaaacaaacatccatctatccatccatctaaacattcacatattagtaaaattgattgtattttaaataaaaaggtcAAAATATGTAAGACACAACAACTCTATGGAatctatacaaaaatgtacattttacatttgcgAAAAGTAGCAAgtgatttattattgttacattaaaaaaatattctgaaaGCTTAAggaatttatttgtattgaatgctaacatttacattgaaaCATATCCATTCGCAAGTACTCCGTGTATACAGCATTATGGTAGGTGATGAAAACTGTTGAGATGTGATACccaatcattttttttgttattttaagaatCTTAGCAAGTATTTTTTGAACATTTTCGTTTATACAACAAgacgtttatatttataacccaCTGTAAATTAATCATCTCATCGTTGTCCCCAACAGAGGATCTAACATGAATATTTGCGATACGCCTCTCTGTAACATCATCGATAAAAGATGTCAAAATGAGTATGAGATTTGTTGGTGTACTTGATGTTCTGTGGGGGCGCTgcacaatttttaatacaatttttgtcGAAAAGGTTACGAAAACGTTCTCACGGATCATCGAGCTAGGCCCTCTGTActtgaaaatattgtataaaaagtctcctagtattttaaattagatacCTCTAGCTTCAAGATTGTTTCACAATATATGTTCATAGATCGGTACAAAATAAGAcgatcaattttaatatagctatgtatatagataatacCAATAAAGCCGCTTCTGATAGACAAgctgaaacaattttaattaaaataccttcTTCCAACCAAGCTCTTTATAACGTTGCGTTAAGACGGATAAGAAAAACAATGTAAGATAGTTTGCCAACATTGGATAGCTAACGTTCAATTACAGAACagctttattttcataatacttAGAATGCTGATGGGTAGATGTTTTAAATCCAAtcagttttgttaaaattatttaaactactTAGTCTAGATaacattcaataaatatacacTTTAGAAATAAGCGAAATCTTCTTcttctgaaatatttttcttatattgcATACCTTAtctaatatctttttttttttcatctacattttccaaaacaaataatatgtaGAAACATGGTATTGAGAgttgattgtttttattgtattatactCGTTatatggcaaacgagcaagtagCCACCTGAATTTTCTGAAATTGCGAAGTAATCGCTCTCCggagacattcgcaattgcagatgcgttgcgtACTTATACTCGACGAAGGAGGGGACACACAGAAGGAGAATATTTGCCCTTCCCATGCGTCGCATCTTATATCAAAACACTTCCCATTCCATCATTTCCTTGTAAGATAACGTTGCGAAGGGAATGAGGACTAAAAGGACTCCGGCACACACAATCATCATATgcaacgcggaattgcttccacttcacgtctatcttctgtgtggtcgtggtatttcaccaggctagccgacccattcgtgcaacagatgctAGCGTCTAACATCGATAAGGTTGgttttaaaaacatgatatATCAAATATCATAAAACTGAACACTAgatgaaagaattttaaacCCTTTAGCAAGTTTTAGGGGCGCGAAATGAGACGCCAGGTGTAAGATAAGGCGGGACCTCTGTCTGCGGATAATTTTGGCTTTTATTATGACGAGGGTGAGAACCGATGTTGAGagctataaattttaaatataatctgCAGCACCTatcgaaattaataaacttttttaattatacatttaatttttgatgCTAAAACTCAACTGTTATTATCTTATCtatctgtaattttaatattaatagacGTTATACTTAATCaatatacttaattaataggTTAATGGTGAGTTTCTACCGTAAGATTAAAAGCTAGCTATTCCTCTATAAGCTTTAAGTATcctataagttttttaatatgctttgaatacttaatttattgaagcttttaattaacatttaaatatgtcgAAGAGACTTTTTGCGGCTAACTTGTAACAATTAGATTCCAATAATAGCCACTGAACTAAGTAAAGGTTCTATCTCAGACAGCGGATATTTTTCAGTCGAAGTGACAATCCGGGTTCTTTTGTGCGGATTAATTACGTCTCTTCGCCTCAGCAGCAGTTTTATTCTGCAATTAAGCTCTAACGGCCGCTCATCGAAGACATTTCACTTCTACGAAACTAattggattttatttaaaaaatttcttttttttgaaatGACAATGTTTATCCACTCAGGTCTTCGATGAATACTAGCtagctttttatttcaagatgTTCCTCTTTGTCTCATTTTTTTCAAGTAGACTTTtgaatgttatatttgtttattgtaatattatacaatgaaagaattttattatttgtttgtattgaatagacTACGAAAGTActgttatcaatttaaaaaattcttgcACTGTTGGAAAGGTatactattttcttttttaatttcgatcagacgaagtcgcgggcaactgctagtattgtatattgtagtatattagtgtaaatttagtataataaaCCTACACTAAGGGGCTTGCTCGGTGACGTACCGTCTCTGAGAGAGgcttaaaacatttacataaaacaatatcacAACGATAGTAATTAACACTTACCTAACTTTGATATTCTCGTAACTTGTGTCGGATATGAAgtaagttttaaagatctaaacAAAGACGTGTAACagataattaaagtaaaatgaatCATAAACAACACTAGAATTAAGCGTCGGTGGGAAGAAACTAATAAATACAAGTCACTAAGATGTTTATCTATCAAATGATAGAGATGTttagattacatttttaaaatgacttCAAAAGTAATGCCGAATCGACAGTTAATTTCTATGTGAATTCATTCGTAAATTAGGAAGTTTGT of Papilio machaon chromosome 6, ilPapMach1.1, whole genome shotgun sequence contains these proteins:
- the LOC106710984 gene encoding netrin receptor UNC5C, encoding MARAGTVCLVLWLLAVVTDGKQEVSSSTEAEHITAAPTPPIPLRPEYAHPAGAEALDPYNSENNHPAPNHRDYLEEDYDHESHKEDDHDSRDDADELPSLSGDHLLQSSTDDLPIFLLEPQHAFVVRNKPAMLRCRAANALQVYFKCNDVRSVASTQFEFVDPQSGVRIVEAECNVTRDQVEEYFSEEFSCTCFAWSSRGDIRSQPAIVKLAYIRKQFSMSPSPTSVEAGLTASLRCSPPEAVPPPRVAWLKHGTPLQQDHNVVISAEGNLVISRATLQDMANYSCVAENIAGKRVSEPALLTVYVNGGWSPWGPWTQCRCGGRATGGQRRTRTCTEPHPLNGGAPCQGQAVQRTNDCVPCQSALPGRWGAWSEWSVCGADCRQTRRRACAGDTPCAGAHTQHADCVGDYCGVHGVAAHSDIPLYIGIAVAVVVFLSGAAVVYKLLQRKTRDHSLYTMTRTDFQPEMYPTVEKQSLSLAPDLMQHRPPRYEHPPPDTRAEHHYDVPHLTNSYASPVDQQVTPCASSKGQSDEYDSKPYSESEHSVSSCFTSSGSMYDAANESVTLQLAELVSNSATSQSLCVTGAGARLALPAAAVALSVPEGALGRSRREQMYVAVVKDDRYRFRVGKGITQLSPVVKCGPPRLQLNKSVVLQIPHCAGLKHGFWNLSLYAIDHNNSKSDNALPQWKKVVGLGQETINTPVFTQLDNDKIFLVTDILSTFVLVGESFNGKAVKALQLAIYAPAVPNETSCEYSIRLYVFEDTPCAPYYCQEQEKKLGGVLIDRPKTLLFQDGGSNLCLNMEHVSPGWKTKPGFGYQEIPFNHVWSSNYNALHCSFILERTHDCDSIDFSISACQRTNPTYKQMFRISLEDIRSRSPRGRSPRAESQRSFNITENLIEARMCRSEEGSEGSAKRSVTVSETGVNECAGEGPFKLSARIKRQLCAILDPPNARGNDWRALAARLGVDRYTTWFATKSSPTEAILELWECRERGPGATGALAAALRQMDRHDAADLLHSRPSWL